The following proteins are encoded in a genomic region of Streptomyces collinus Tu 365:
- a CDS encoding SCO6745 family protein, protein MWERFEPVHDLVYFAPEARRAADGLGMRGFWMGYFALRAAPLGAVSPSVVTSGFYVFHPARVARALPDAWSYAAPGQVLAARSEAMEAAMTRLFGAESVESAALAEAADLAWEAAAGADTAGRVLAGANQALERPERPAARLWQALTTLREHRGDGHVAVLVGQGLGPVEAMVLKAAAGESDGPFLRETRKWPQEDWTAAGTALRERGLLTADGALTPAGEAERALVERRTDEAAGRPWAALGAERTERLAGLLEPLARTVLGSGLLPPGNPVGLTGRLLAGSRSGIRFMKPVRQTG, encoded by the coding sequence ATGTGGGAACGGTTCGAGCCGGTGCACGATCTGGTGTACTTCGCGCCCGAGGCCCGGCGGGCCGCGGACGGGCTGGGCATGCGCGGGTTCTGGATGGGCTACTTCGCGCTGCGGGCGGCCCCGCTCGGCGCCGTGTCCCCGTCCGTGGTGACGAGCGGTTTCTACGTCTTCCACCCCGCGCGGGTGGCCAGGGCGCTGCCGGACGCCTGGTCGTACGCGGCTCCCGGGCAGGTGCTGGCCGCCCGCTCGGAGGCGATGGAGGCGGCGATGACCCGCCTGTTCGGGGCGGAGTCGGTGGAGTCCGCCGCGCTGGCCGAGGCGGCCGACCTCGCATGGGAGGCGGCGGCCGGCGCGGACACGGCGGGTCGGGTGCTGGCCGGCGCCAACCAGGCGCTGGAGCGGCCGGAACGACCGGCGGCACGACTGTGGCAGGCCCTGACGACCCTGCGCGAACACCGGGGCGACGGACATGTCGCGGTCCTGGTGGGCCAGGGGCTCGGGCCGGTGGAGGCCATGGTGCTCAAGGCGGCCGCCGGGGAGTCCGACGGACCGTTCCTGCGCGAGACCCGCAAGTGGCCCCAGGAGGACTGGACGGCCGCCGGGACCGCCCTGCGGGAACGGGGCCTCCTCACCGCGGACGGCGCGCTGACGCCGGCGGGCGAGGCGGAGCGCGCGCTGGTCGAGAGGCGTACCGACGAGGCGGCCGGGCGGCCTTGGGCGGCGCTCGGCGCGGAGCGCACCGAGCGGCTCGCCGGGCTGCTGGAGCCGCTGGCCCGCACCGTCCTGGGCTCGGGGCTGCTGCCGCCCGGCAACCCGGTGGGGTTGACCGGACGGCTGCTCGCCGGCAGCCGCTCGGGTATCCGCTTCA